From the Pedobacter cryoconitis genome, one window contains:
- a CDS encoding helix-turn-helix domain-containing protein has product MLLPTVGIEKIFNLPYTQEDFKIVYHTPIGMPVIPQAHKHDFYMALLIEKGTGTHTIDFFEHEVKPKTVFFLAPGQAHQWNLSKDTSGFQVMFSPDFLLQVQQKFPFFTPSGKSSLVLTDNDYHQLVIELKSLLLEASDQQAFYLDLLQHKLQIVLLLLKRAYQASFKTELPHADHRILSRFHQLLEKHYHTNSDVAYYANILNVTPNYLNQVCRKRSGSTAGDQIRERILLEAKRMLTLTSLDVKEIAFTLGFNDTSYFSRFFRKYTKSSPVEFRKINN; this is encoded by the coding sequence ATGCTTTTACCAACTGTTGGCATAGAAAAGATTTTCAACCTGCCTTATACACAAGAAGATTTTAAGATTGTTTACCATACGCCTATTGGCATGCCGGTTATACCGCAGGCACATAAGCACGATTTCTATATGGCACTGCTGATTGAAAAAGGTACGGGTACGCATACCATAGACTTCTTTGAACATGAAGTTAAACCTAAAACGGTATTCTTTTTAGCTCCCGGCCAGGCACATCAATGGAATTTGTCAAAGGATACCTCCGGATTCCAGGTCATGTTCTCTCCTGATTTCCTTTTACAAGTACAGCAGAAATTCCCTTTTTTCACACCTTCAGGAAAAAGTTCTTTAGTACTGACTGACAATGATTATCATCAGCTAGTTATAGAACTGAAAAGTCTTTTACTGGAAGCCAGTGACCAACAGGCTTTTTACCTGGATCTGCTGCAACATAAACTACAAATTGTGCTGCTCTTGCTCAAACGTGCTTACCAGGCAAGTTTTAAAACGGAGCTTCCCCATGCTGATCACCGCATACTGAGCCGCTTCCACCAGCTGCTGGAAAAACATTACCATACCAATAGTGACGTAGCATATTATGCTAATATACTGAACGTTACACCTAATTACCTGAATCAGGTATGCCGTAAGAGATCAGGAAGTACTGCCGGTGATCAAATTCGCGAACGCATTTTACTGGAAGCCAAAAGGATGTTAACACTGACTAGCCTGGATGTCAAAGAGATCGCCTTTACACTAGGTTTTAATGACACTTCTTATTTCTCCAGATTCTTTCGGAAATACACAAAATCCAGCCCTGTTGAGTTTCGTAAAATAAACAATTAG
- a CDS encoding ankyrin repeat domain-containing protein has translation MMKQYKLQLTVLLCLCGIAFSACAQEKHMEKEKITVFKIITSNDVSALKHWIAERNNLEIRNDKGETPLITATYANHIEMAKLLIEAGADVNAQDKLLNSSFLYAGASGYLEILKLGLKAGADYKVFNRYYGTALIPACEKGHTAVVAELLKDKSFPVDHVNKLGWTALLEAIILTNGNSKQVEIVAMLIRAGCNVNLADHEGVTPLSHAKNKNFKAIIALLEKAGAH, from the coding sequence ATGATGAAACAGTATAAGTTGCAATTAACGGTTTTGCTTTGTCTGTGTGGCATCGCATTCAGCGCTTGTGCCCAGGAAAAGCATATGGAAAAAGAAAAAATAACAGTTTTTAAGATTATCACTTCAAATGACGTCAGCGCATTAAAACACTGGATTGCGGAACGGAATAATCTTGAAATCCGCAATGACAAAGGTGAAACGCCATTGATTACCGCTACTTATGCCAACCATATAGAGATGGCTAAGTTATTGATTGAGGCTGGTGCTGATGTCAATGCACAAGACAAACTGCTGAACAGTTCCTTTTTATACGCCGGAGCTTCTGGTTACCTGGAAATCTTAAAATTGGGATTAAAAGCCGGTGCTGATTATAAAGTGTTTAACAGGTATTATGGCACAGCATTAATTCCTGCATGCGAAAAAGGACATACCGCAGTCGTTGCTGAATTATTAAAGGATAAGTCTTTCCCTGTAGATCATGTCAATAAACTGGGCTGGACAGCACTGCTTGAAGCAATTATTCTGACAAATGGAAATAGCAAGCAAGTGGAGATCGTAGCAATGCTCATTCGTGCTGGCTGTAATGTAAATCTTGCAGATCATGAAGGAGTTACTCCATTAAGTCATGCAAAAAACAAGAATTTCAAAGCTATCATAGCTCTGTTAGAAAAAGCTGGTGCGCATTAA